One window of the Rhipicephalus sanguineus isolate Rsan-2018 chromosome 2, BIME_Rsan_1.4, whole genome shotgun sequence genome contains the following:
- the LOC125757518 gene encoding uncharacterized protein LOC125757518 yields the protein MLNYKNSFKVDTKFQAMVGYDEGEGWLFTFDTAETLRKKLCEAKSNVTALRLNIVASNIGSEDYTNKCGFGSLSRLRMLKALSLFFAHNYTSSAEKSKCLKVKG from the exons ATGCTAAATTACAAAAACTCATTCAAGGTAGACACGAAGTTCCAGGCGATGGTCGGGTACGACGAGGGCGAAGGCTGGCTCTTCACGTTCGACACAGCCGAAACACTTCGGAAAAAG TTGTGTGAAGCCAAGAGCAACGTGACCGCACTCAGGCTGAACATCGTCGCTTCCAACATTGGCTCTGAGGACTACACAAACAAGTGTGGATTCGGATCGCTGTCGCGGCTGCGCATGCTCAAGGCCCTGTCCCTCTTCTTCGCGCACAACTATACTTCGAGTGCGGAGAAGTCAAAATGCCTGAAGGTCAAGGGTTAG